One window of Rubricoccus marinus genomic DNA carries:
- a CDS encoding ArsR/SmtB family transcription factor has protein sequence MTQTSTDSDACTVRRVHPDAVEAAADHLSERADVLDGARALFAALGDPTRLRLLAALQTGPLCTCDLAATLGVTESAVSHQLRGLRALRLVASERDGKMVYHRLDDDHVAALLSVAAEHVAEGAVENETSAADTPLALDA, from the coding sequence GTGACTCAAACGTCAACCGATTCCGACGCCTGCACCGTCCGCCGTGTCCACCCCGACGCGGTGGAGGCTGCGGCCGACCATCTGTCTGAGCGCGCCGACGTGCTCGACGGCGCCCGCGCGCTCTTTGCCGCGCTCGGCGACCCGACCCGGCTCCGGCTCCTCGCAGCCCTCCAGACCGGCCCGCTCTGCACGTGCGACCTCGCGGCCACGCTCGGCGTGACCGAGTCGGCCGTGAGCCACCAGCTCCGCGGCCTCCGCGCGCTCCGGCTCGTCGCGAGCGAGCGCGATGGGAAGATGGTCTACCACAGGCTCGACGACGACCACGTGGCCGCGCTCCTGAGCGTGGCCGCCGAGCACGTCGCCGAAGGAGCGGTTGAGAACGAAACGTCGGCTGCCGATACTCCGTTGGCTCTCGACGCATGA
- a CDS encoding relaxase/mobilization nuclease domain-containing protein, with protein MVASASTGSSFAGLADYLGGGEERVGWVETRNVFADDVPGTVAEMREQAGLSARCQKPVYHVTIAFDPSDNPTEAEVREAVDRTLRDVGLQDHQALVVRHVDRDHAHVHVMVNRVGPDGRAWSTSQDRRRLRASVESQERELGVRWTGRNARAAGVAHETDRGFAREVRDRVLVDLKDAPTWADLDARLQAKGLRIERRGRGAVVTDGKREAKLSSVSRTVSRPHLEKRLGSLTAHQRGRGAGAPKGQRRSLETPAKGHASRRRASGAARRSVLRARRVGRSVGRAVATDGERDADEVFARTILRTGSRAALRAAGRGGRKASGESPRARETPSSHAGRSYEARARARDVRRGGRVDRMERAVLDHAQTARLVAEREKVLQAVARIEGTAAAAVTRAQKGLAEAQVRASDGRRAFGAAMAETYAEPGAAAQAYLKDAEAVGVGRATERMAVDPERYGVLRATPARSKYSLVRGTTTEPARTAAPLAARHGRAFVEAREVVRTAEADVKRAGETHRTVASELSGLRSSDPASNAHGFGPEAIRARLERLDRTLREKGTRAPGVRLQALRSDGAVGRALQARVGSVGVSVAQAAAKTAAKSVGRE; from the coding sequence ATGGTCGCGAGCGCCAGCACGGGGTCCAGCTTCGCCGGCCTCGCCGACTACCTCGGCGGCGGCGAGGAGCGCGTGGGATGGGTCGAGACCCGGAACGTGTTCGCGGACGACGTGCCCGGGACGGTCGCCGAGATGCGCGAGCAGGCCGGGCTCTCGGCGCGGTGCCAGAAGCCGGTCTACCACGTCACGATCGCCTTCGACCCGTCCGACAATCCGACCGAGGCGGAGGTCCGGGAGGCCGTCGACCGCACGCTGCGCGACGTTGGGCTCCAGGACCATCAGGCCCTCGTCGTTCGGCACGTCGACCGGGACCACGCGCACGTCCACGTGATGGTCAACCGCGTCGGGCCGGACGGCCGCGCGTGGTCGACGTCGCAGGACCGGCGGCGGCTCCGGGCGTCGGTCGAAAGCCAAGAGCGGGAGCTCGGCGTCCGGTGGACCGGCCGGAACGCCCGCGCCGCTGGCGTCGCCCACGAGACCGACCGGGGCTTTGCGCGCGAGGTCCGCGACCGAGTACTCGTCGATCTCAAAGACGCGCCGACCTGGGCCGACCTCGACGCCCGGCTCCAGGCGAAGGGGCTCCGCATCGAGCGACGGGGCCGAGGGGCCGTCGTGACCGACGGAAAACGGGAGGCCAAGCTGTCGTCGGTGAGCCGGACGGTCAGCCGCCCCCATCTGGAGAAACGCCTGGGGAGCCTCACGGCTCATCAGCGGGGACGGGGAGCAGGAGCTCCAAAGGGACAGAGGCGCTCGCTTGAGACGCCCGCCAAGGGTCACGCCTCACGCCGACGGGCCTCTGGCGCCGCGCGTCGCTCGGTCCTCCGTGCCCGCCGCGTGGGTCGGTCCGTGGGGCGCGCCGTGGCCACGGACGGAGAGCGCGACGCCGACGAGGTCTTCGCCAGGACCATCCTGCGAACGGGGAGCAGGGCGGCGCTCCGCGCCGCCGGTCGAGGTGGACGGAAGGCTTCTGGCGAGAGCCCACGTGCTCGGGAGACGCCTTCGTCACACGCTGGCCGGAGCTACGAGGCCCGCGCGCGAGCCCGGGACGTGCGCCGAGGAGGCCGCGTCGACCGGATGGAACGGGCCGTCCTCGACCACGCGCAGACGGCTCGTCTGGTGGCCGAGCGCGAGAAGGTGCTCCAGGCGGTCGCCCGGATCGAGGGCACGGCCGCAGCGGCCGTCACGCGCGCGCAGAAGGGACTCGCCGAGGCCCAGGTGCGAGCATCGGACGGGAGGCGCGCGTTCGGGGCCGCGATGGCGGAGACGTACGCGGAGCCCGGCGCGGCTGCGCAGGCGTACCTGAAAGACGCCGAGGCGGTCGGAGTCGGCCGGGCGACCGAGCGGATGGCCGTCGATCCCGAGCGGTACGGGGTGCTCAGGGCGACTCCGGCGCGGTCGAAGTACAGCCTGGTCAGGGGGACGACGACGGAGCCTGCCCGCACGGCCGCTCCGCTGGCGGCGCGCCATGGACGCGCATTCGTGGAGGCCCGCGAGGTCGTGCGGACGGCGGAGGCAGACGTGAAGCGAGCCGGGGAAACGCACCGCACGGTGGCCTCCGAGCTCTCGGGCCTCCGCTCGTCTGATCCGGCGTCCAACGCTCACGGGTTTGGCCCCGAAGCGATCCGGGCGCGGCTCGAACGGTTGGACCGGACGCTGCGGGAGAAGGGGACGCGGGCACCCGGCGTGCGGCTCCAGGCCCTCCGGTCGGACGGCGCCGTGGGCCGGGCGCTCCAGGCCCGCGTCGGATCTGTGGGGGTGTCCGTCGCCCAGGCTGCGGCCAAGACGGCGGCCAAATCGGTGGGACGAGAGTGA
- a CDS encoding plasmid mobilization protein, producing the protein MTTDSTSGSAQSASPAPRKKGGRPRGTRRSAKVEVRVSAAEKAALQGSAREAGLTVSEYVRRRSLGQPVTARADRETRVLLRRIGVNLNQLARVANTSGATAASGPLEEALAQLRRVLTGLG; encoded by the coding sequence ATGACGACCGACTCCACCTCGGGCAGCGCCCAGAGCGCCAGCCCGGCACCGCGGAAGAAGGGTGGCCGACCGCGAGGAACCCGACGCAGCGCCAAGGTCGAGGTGCGTGTGAGCGCGGCCGAGAAGGCCGCCCTCCAGGGCTCCGCTCGCGAGGCCGGACTCACCGTCTCCGAGTACGTCCGCCGACGGTCTCTCGGCCAGCCCGTCACGGCGCGGGCCGACCGCGAGACCCGAGTGCTCCTCCGCCGGATCGGGGTCAACCTCAACCAACTCGCGCGGGTCGCGAACACGTCGGGGGCGACCGCCGCCAGCGGCCCGCTTGAGGAGGCGCTCGCACAGCTCCGCCGCGTGCTCACAGGGCTCGGCTGA
- a CDS encoding M23 family metallopeptidase — MTLPVPTPTRPSPRRLRLASGVLVLGAALATPFAAPSSIADAESPRRPASVLRQLGLAAADSPTEDAQPAPLEARPRRAHRRPAIQRVPLVVRPASGPVSSPFGWRRHPVSGRSRHHDGADLAVPLGSTVRAVVSGVVRSVGRRSGYGLVVEIEHRPAPGRAPFRTLYAHLAEADQRFRRGTQVRSGQPVGASGGVPGRDGTSTGPHLHFEVRDASGRALDPAPFLGAPPARHKADEQRWQVMFSSGRKPLTAQQARRLRRPTRAAFALPPAAGSRGTTRRPR, encoded by the coding sequence ATGACGCTGCCCGTGCCCACCCCTACCCGCCCCTCTCCGCGACGGCTCCGTCTGGCCTCAGGCGTGCTCGTCCTCGGGGCGGCTCTGGCGACGCCTTTCGCGGCCCCCTCATCTATCGCGGACGCGGAGTCTCCACGCCGACCCGCGTCCGTGCTCCGCCAGCTCGGACTCGCGGCAGCGGACTCCCCCACCGAAGACGCCCAACCGGCTCCCCTTGAGGCTCGACCCCGAAGGGCTCACCGGCGTCCTGCGATCCAGCGAGTGCCGCTGGTCGTCCGACCCGCCAGCGGCCCGGTGAGCTCCCCGTTCGGGTGGCGGCGGCATCCCGTCTCGGGACGCTCCCGCCACCACGACGGCGCCGACCTCGCGGTCCCACTCGGCAGCACCGTTCGGGCCGTAGTCTCTGGCGTCGTCCGCTCCGTCGGTCGCCGATCCGGATACGGGCTCGTCGTCGAGATCGAGCACCGACCGGCCCCTGGGCGCGCGCCTTTCCGGACGCTCTACGCCCACCTCGCCGAGGCAGACCAGAGGTTCCGCCGCGGCACCCAAGTCCGAAGTGGGCAGCCTGTCGGAGCCAGCGGCGGCGTGCCCGGCCGCGACGGCACCTCAACCGGCCCCCACCTCCACTTCGAGGTCCGCGACGCCTCCGGGCGAGCGCTCGACCCGGCCCCGTTCCTCGGCGCGCCTCCGGCTCGCCACAAGGCAGATGAACAGCGGTGGCAAGTTATGTTTTCGTCCGGACGAAAACCCCTGACGGCCCAGCAGGCGCGCCGCCTGCGACGGCCCACCCGGGCCGCATTCGCACTGCCGCCAGCGGCAGGCTCAAGGGGCACGACGAGGCGGCCGAGATGA